A stretch of DNA from Tissierella sp.:
AGTAATAAGTCTATTTCCATAGGAGAATATAGAGACCTACTGAATACTAATAGGAAGGTAGCCCTAGGACTTCTTGAGTATTTTGATTTAATTAAGATAACAAAGAGAGATAAGGATATCAGAGTACTAAACAAATGATAAAGGACCAAATATGAGGTGAAAATATGGAGACAAGATTACTTGTAGTAGATAGTGACAAATCATTTGTAAAGGGTTTGAAATACAATCTTGAGCAAGATGATTATAGAATTGATATAATTCATAGTGGAAAAGAAGTATTGGAACGATTGAACAAATATGATTATGATTTAGTACTTCTAGATTTAATATTAACAGATTCTAATGGCTTGAATTTATGTCAAGCCATTAGGGGTATTTCCCAGATACCAATTATAATCGTCACTACTAAAAATGAGGATATTAGCAAAATATTAGCTTTAGAATATGGAGCTGATGACTATATTGTTAAACCTTTTAACATTTTGGAATTAAAGGCAAGAATTAAGGCAATATTAAGAAGAGTGAACTATAAAGCTGTAGAAATTAATAATCAAGTTATAAAAATTCAAGACTTTACCATCAATACAGTAGGTAGAAAAGTCACTATTGGAGACAAAAATGTGAATTTAACGGGTAAAGAATTTGATTTATTCTTTGTTTTAATTTCTAACCCTGGTAAAATTTTTACAAGAGAAGAACTGCTAGAGTTAGTATGGGGATATGCCTATTATGGTGATTTAAGGACTATAGATGTTCATATAAGAAGAATTAGAGAGAAAATAGAGGAAACTTCAGTAGCACAGTATATAATGACTAAATGGGGAGAAGGATATTATTTTAATAACTTTACTTCCTAATTTAAGAAAAGGCTTGAAAAATATCCAAAAAAGATATATAATATATTCTGTTGTCAATATGGGGGTAGATGGGTTCTGGTGGGCCCTCTGGTCTTCAAAACCAGCGTGAGGGGTTAATAGCTTCTTAGGTGAGTTCGATTCTCACATATCCCCGCCATAGTAAATTAGCGACTGATAGTCGCTTTTTTGTTTTTTGTACTGTTAATATTTCTTTTAAAACATGAATTATTTGAGTACAAATATCCGGACTTATCATTGAAGGTGATTAAATAAAGGCAATTTACCTTATATAAGATAAATTGCCAGATGTTTATATTAAAGGATTTTCAATTAAGGTAGCAAATTGAGCTAGATGAAAATGACCGTCATTTACTGTAGTTCTTACTCTCACGAAGTGTACGTGTTTTTCGTTACCGACATCTATAGCTGGACCAGTTAACTTTTCAATCTGGTGATGGTGGTTATCGAAAAAATCAGTATTAGTAAACAATTCATGTCTATGGCTACCACCAGAAGTAAAGATTGGCTCACCAGTAACACCAGCGAAACGATGGTTGTGTCGATCATCACATTCTTCTGCTAACATTGTACTACCTTCAAACTCATGCACATGACCTAGTTCGAATTCTTCACGATCATTATAATTAGTGTTATTCATTTATTACACATCCTCATTTATTATTTGCAAACATATATACACAATTAATGCTTGTTAGGCTTGTATATAGCTTACACTACATTATATTAGAGTATGATTGTTTCTGATACAGATAAAAATATAATCAAAGTATAGTATGGGGAATAGAGAATGTACTACTAATAGAATTTAGAAGTTTTTGGGAAAAGCTCTTAGAAAGACTTCCTGAACTTACTATATCAGGTGAATTGTATTCAGATATTAGCAGGAAGAAAAACAGAAAAATAGTCGGGGACGAGCCCCGACTGATGTGACATTAAAACATATCACAGTTCATGAAAATAATCACTAATAATAAAAAGAAAAATAGTAATGAGGTATCTATATCATTACAACCTTCTCTTCTTCCACCTAATAATCCACCCACAGTAAGCACCTCCTATTGTATTAAGAGAGTTAGAGCTCTCTTAATACAATATGAAGAATAGCCATAAAGTGTTAATAAATTTATAAGAAAAGTTATAGATATAGAAAATATTATGAGTATTATATTAGCAACATTTATCCATCATTATAAAGCACAAATAGATAGTCCTTCTGTGCTAAAATTAGCACAGAAGGACTATCCCTGTTTTACTAGGGTTTAACACTTTCTACCAAATCCGCCAAGTATATCTCCATTGCAGAAAAGAATTACCAATAGTAAAAAGAAAAATAATAGTGAGTCATCCACTTGATTACAATCTCTTCTACCTAATACATTATCACTCACAAAAAACACCTCCTATATAATTGAGAGCTATATCTCTCATATTAGAATATGAGAGATAGGAATAAAGTGTTAATATTATTATTAAACTCTATTAAGAAAGCAGCTCCTCATGGAAAGGTTTCTTAAGATAGATACTGGAAGTTGCATATCCACGTACTTTGTGAAAAAGATAAGCAGATAGCCTTGCTTATCTTTTTAGGATTTTGGAAATATTAAAGTAGAGGGATGCAGAGGATTATATATAAAAAGAATTGGGGTGAACCCCAATTCTCGAGATATATTGATATCTAAAATCAAAAATTGCTAGAGAAAAGAATTACCAATAATAAAAAGAAGAACAATAAAGAATCGTCAATACCACGATC
This window harbors:
- a CDS encoding response regulator transcription factor, with the protein product METRLLVVDSDKSFVKGLKYNLEQDDYRIDIIHSGKEVLERLNKYDYDLVLLDLILTDSNGLNLCQAIRGISQIPIIIVTTKNEDISKILALEYGADDYIVKPFNILELKARIKAILRRVNYKAVEINNQVIKIQDFTINTVGRKVTIGDKNVNLTGKEFDLFFVLISNPGKIFTREELLELVWGYAYYGDLRTIDVHIRRIREKIEETSVAQYIMTKWGEGYYFNNFTS
- a CDS encoding YmaF family protein — its product is MNNTNYNDREEFELGHVHEFEGSTMLAEECDDRHNHRFAGVTGEPIFTSGGSHRHELFTNTDFFDNHHHQIEKLTGPAIDVGNEKHVHFVRVRTTVNDGHFHLAQFATLIENPLI